TCGtttgatttaatttcttaCTCATTCTCAATATTTACATAAATCGTACGTTTACTctacgataaaaatttatctgcTCAACTGGTTCGAATGAAATTAGAGATCAAATTTTGACAGCGGCCATTTGTGTTTCGACGATAATACGTATatctacatatacatacatatacatgtataaggtggcttcgaaattcaaatatacgtgtgtatgtatgtgtacatgtaCACGTGACGATTTTACTATGATGACTGGTGAGAAAAACTCGACGTTATACACCCATACTATGCCTAAAATACCTTAGGTAGAATGGAAATAATTGGTTAATTGCTAAGACATTTCCCTGTTGTTGACAGTTCCTGAATATGGCCTCGGTGTTTATGAGAATATTCAATCTCATCTGCATGATGCTGCTCATCGGTCACTGGAGCGGATGTCTACAATTTCTAGTTCCCATGCTGCAAGGCTTTCCGAGCAACTCTTGGGTCGCCATTAACGAATTGCAGGTAACTAGATGTTTCATTATCAAATCATTCGGAAAAAAGTCACTTTCTTTCCGTTCGAcgtgaattattataaaatggGATTTTATTCGCACAGCTACCGTGAACCCTAACGGTTATCTGATAAATATTAATAGAGTGGGTGTAAATTACGGTACCTACCGTTGGTTATGTGAAAATCGGAACCCTCGGTTACCGCTTCGATGCAGAAGCGGCCCGAGCCGCGAGGCAATCTAATTCGCCTAAAATATTTAATCAGCCTTGAAGTTTGAGCGATGGCAAGCTAGAGCAAGCTAGAGCAAGCAAGAGAGAGACGAATCGCTCGTGGTTCCTGAAGGATTTCGTCAGAATGTGTGCACAGTAGCGACTGCTCGTATATCCGTGTAGTTTGAATATCGCCGTTGGCATTCATTAATCATACGACGATGTCTATCCTCGAAAACCGGCGGTGACGAGACTGCGAGACATCTGCGTCTCATCTTCTCAGACTTCTTACAGACATCTCTGTGTGCAAGTTTGCACGCACACGGTGTTAGGCTTTCTAAAGTAGGTATGCACCGGCAGGACTGCGTTGATGAACAGCCACGTCAAGTCCGCGTGggagtttagaaaaaaattttagacaaGTTTTACCCTGCTGTTGGTATCGGGTTTCTCGGCTCCTAGACGGTTCTTATTGCCGCGTCTTCTTTTTACTGTATTTTACCATATAATTAATCTTGCAAGTACCACACTTTTAGTTATTCTTACGAATCGCACGCGACGTAGCATAAATTCATGTCAGGGTagagaaaacagagaaacgttTTCTTACACTTTTAATTCTACGAACATTTGTGGTCTCACTTTTCGTTACAATCGTGGTAGATGAATTGCTCTTAAAAGGTGACCGAATTGCTGAGCAATTTCTAATGATTTGAAttctgttgttgttgttgttaagAGTTTATTGCTCTTTGTTCGAATTGAACGTATCgacatttctatttttcagGACTCGTTTTGGTTAGAACAATATTCATGGGCGTTATTCAAGGCCATGTCGCACATGTTGTGCATAGGATACGGAAGGTTTCCACCTCAGTCACTTACGGACATGTGGCTTACAATGCTCAGTATGATAAGCGGGGCGACGTGTTACGCCCTGTTTCTTGGTCATGCTACAAATTTGATTCAATCCCTCGATTCGTCGCGAAGACAATATCGCGAAAAGGTAAGTTTTCACGCAGAAAATTCACCATTGCCTGGATGAAGCGGTCACGGGTAACAAGCTCATGCAAGTTATCCAATCCAAGAAAGCTTTGATTTCCTCGTTTTTTTATACCGCGATGAGATCTTGAAAATCGAAGTGAACGTCTTTCATTACATGCGGTATAATGTACCCATTGCATTTTTATTAGCAAACTTTTTCCGTCTAGTTCGCAACGTACCTGCAGTATTAGGCATACCACGATACACGATTATGGATGATGTAAACAATACAAATGAATAATACTTGTAAATATCATGAGATAGCACGAATTTGCTAAATTGAAAGTCTCCGTTGCACGCTAAGAAACTATTATGAACTCTGGTCACTTAAAACGCGTACGTAGATAAATATAAATGCGTTACGCGAATGTTGATTtgttgatgaataattttttttgcctgATTAAACCTCGTTAGTCGTCTCTTTTTATCTGTTGAATTGAAGAGAAATTGTCAACAACTTCTTGCCATCACCTTTCTCGGGTTTCATAAGTCCGCAGATGTGTCTCTTTTAATTCTGAACAATTCAAAGATGACGGAGACACTCTGGTTCACTTCACGAAGATCTTTTTAAATACGAACATAAACGTCGTGACATATATTAATCGAAAACTTGGCGCAATAGGCGCTGCAGGAACGAGTATCAAAATGTTTTTGCCATAGTTTTTGTTATAGTTTACGCTTACGGTGTTCTACATTGAATCGTTATAAAGTAAAACAAAGACAACTCGTAAAACGCTCGATTACTTGATTCAATTTATACGGATAATTTTGTGGAGTGAACTACTTTTTTGATCGGGGATAACTTGTTCTCGGGGTAGGTGAAGCAAGTGGAGGAGTACATGGCGTATAGAAAGCTGCCCCGAGAAATGAGGCAACGGATAACCGAGTACTTCGAGCACCGATACCAGGGCAAGTTCTTCGACGAAGAGTTGATCCTTGGCGAGTTGTCGGAGAAATTAAGAGAAGTATGTCGATCCTTCATTAACtggataataattacactgaTTTCTCACAGCGACATTTATAACACTTGATATCATTTTTCCTGAACAATAATCGACGACGCTCGTATGTTTTCACAGGACGTAATAAACTACAACTGCAGATCACTCGTGGCCTCTGTACCTTTCTTTGCGAATGCCGATTCGAATTTCGTTTCGGACGTCGTTACAAAACTGAGATACGAAGTCTTCCAGCCAGGTGAGAAAACCGGAacggtgaaattattcaacctcAATTGGTTGGGCAGTAATGGTTGTGGGAAACGTGCAACTCTAGGGAGGATGGACCTTAAAATAGGCAGCTCGGACGAAAATAGATAAGAATTGAGTAAAAACGTGACCTACTAACGATGCAAGACTAAAATTCTTGCTCGATCTGAAGCTTGTGagatttgttttctttcggAATGTTGTATCACAAGTTGTAAAAGTGTCTTTTTTCACGATATAAACGATTCTTCAAAAGTTCTAAGCATGCACAATCAAGATGGTGCTTTGAGATAAAGATTTTATGCGATTCTTTCAAGAAACGAACTAGATTTGatctctgtttttttcttttttcccttttgaTGTTCATCCTCTGTACAATTATCTTTTCAATTTACGTatatacaaaattaaaaatatttcatcgaatTAAGCAAGACAAATTCTTTACAACGAACACATGCTGCTCGAATGTTTGCGATGTATTTGTTACAAACGAATAAAACTAttagtaaaaattcaaaatggcggtgCTTAGCACACTTggcattttatttcaactgtACGATGGTTCTCAGTTTTAACTACTCAATAAGCGCTATGTCACGCCAAACAGAACGATGGCAAGAATAACTTGTGTGTACTGTCACCTTCGAATGAAGCTTGAAcactgaaaaattcaacttttaaaATTGCGTCGTTCATGTCTTGGCCATGTTTTTTAATGCAATGGTAATCCCTGTTCTAGGAGACATAATCATCAAGGAGGGTACGATAGGTTCAAAAATGTACTTTATCCAAGAAGGAATAGTGGATATCGTGATGGCGAATGGGGAAGTCGCAACGTCCCTCTCGGATGGTTCATATTTCGGGGAAATATGCCTGTTGACGAACGCGAGACGCGTTGCGTCAGTGAGAGCCGAAACTTACTGCAATCTCTTCAGCCTCTCGGTGGATCATTTCAATGCAGTACTGGATCAATATCCATTGATGCGAAGGACCATGGAGAGCGTTGCCGCCGAGAGGTATAAGCTTTGGTTAGGTTTGTTTTATCGAGTTGGTGTGCTAATAGATGTTTTATCACTTCGTTATTCGTCTCattcgtgaaaattattcCCCCCCATCCCCCCTTGCCATGTGTTTGTAGTTTTTTGCTGTACAAAATTTAAAGTCGATACGCAGGCTGCACAGTGGACCCCTAATTCCCTAAAAATAcccaatattttttcctttctctatAAGGGCTCCAAAACTGAGGGTTTCCCCTAAATGTACGCTAAACCACTCAATTTCCAGCcggttactttttttctttaagtAAAATactctgtaaaaaaaaaaaaaaaaaaataccacgaATCTTAAAactcttttattttacaaaactaTCTATCTTACGGTTTAATTGCGTGTCGTTATATACGGAATAAGTATCAAGTACAAGTACcccaaattattttattcctacATTTAGTTGGAAATATTAACATTGTTCCCCGgcattaaattaattttttcagtccaATTTAgtttattcaaaaacaaaataattaaaaaacatgaaaaatttcaatttacctactttatattcaaaatttctatCGCCCGTGGCACATGTCAATAttatgcgaaaattttcacatttacagagaatgtttttttctttaacatGAATATATTTTCGGGGTGCAGCCGGACAAATTCCTGTATGACTGAAATAACGGACACACTTGCGTACATCTAATTTTGTTCTATTTCATCAGTGCTATGAGATAATATTGGTACTATAATATCCCCCTTTTCTTTTACAAAGCCTCCCTCATTTCCCCTAAAATTACCTGGCTTGACCACTGTGAAGCCTGGAAACGTCTATTTGCTCTCACGTCATTGCCCGACCACCTTCATTCGAATAATGAACTTCCTTAATTACACGGAAAATATTCTTGGAAACGGAACTGACGTTTttgtatttggaattttttacaaaaccaaagcttaattataaatttctgtCTGCGTATTTACATATGCGCAACAATATCCCAACAATAAGTCATTTTTACTGTCCGTACTGATGATGATTATTAGTTTTGATTCGATCTTGATTAGTCGTATTTTTCAGTAAGTTATGCAGTACACGATATCATTGCAGTTAACAAAGATCCATCAGAATTGCCAATAATAAAGGATGTTTATTGTTCGCATAGTTGATCATAAATATTattgtgtgaaattttgaatttcttagCATCTAGTTTTCTTTTAAAATCGCTTATGTAGAACGATATTAATTTTGCACTTTCGTTTCTTTAATttgcaagaaatttttagATCGATCTAAATGTGttacaacaaaattttgatgcgcaacgtgataaaaaaaattctggcgaAACTTTATAGTTCAAATTGTGCTTTCGGTATATTCGAATATTTCGCGTTCAAGTATAATTGTAGAGTAGTGTGACATCAGTTTATGATCCAATAACGTTGCAGAATCACTAAAGCAATTAATCCCTGTCACGTACAGAGCGACGTCACATTTCAATTGGAAATGTGTTCTGCAAGATTACCAAGTAATCAAGGTGTAATCAAAACAAGCCAAATCAGATCATCGCACAGGTCGTTAACTCTACTGTAATGGCACAATTTCATTTGTCTCTTACGAACAATGTTCCAATGCACACCCGGATTTCCGTATGTGCAGCCCTTAGAACGCGATAATCCATATAGTATACAATACTTAGTGAACCACTTAgcgtttattttcaaaaaacgatTTTGTAACGGTTATTGACCAACAAGTATGCCATATCTCTGATAAATTAAACAAACCTGTCGGTTATTATACGCGCAACACTCCCTACGCTTAAACGAGCTCTTATTTCAGGTTGAACAAAATCGGCAAGAATCCAAATCTGGTAGCTCATCGGGAAGAGGATTTGGGCAGCGAGTCCAAAACTATCAACGCAGTCGTCAACGCGTTGGCTGAGCAAGCTGCTCACGCGAGTGCCAGTGAAGAATCGGTTCGtctttccaaatatcgaaATCATTTTCCTGTTTTGGTATGTTAGCTATTATCGTTGCTTTTCGTCTTTTGTTACATCCGTTAAACTAGGTCTCAATACAACGCACGTATCATTTTCTACCGAGTCTACGGTATCTCCAAACTTACAACGTTAAAAACAAGACCAACTCTGTATAATTATGTGTTACATGTTCTGGGCTATTCGTTGTGTGATAACAGCCTATATTAGCGTTGTTTTGTGtatctgaataaatttttttctatcttgaCAGGTAAATTTAATTGCTAATTTCTGCTTGCTTATTATTCAACATTTCATCGTACATaggtttttcagaatttttaccGCATGTTATACACTAACAATCCTTCGTTTTAATTTTCGCAATTATTAGTACCCTTGACTAATCCTTACAAATCTTATTTCATCTTGTTTTTTACATATTGAGACGcgggaaaattattttccgcGTTATCTTTGTTAATAACTCTACTACTTCATAGCTTCTGACAAGAAGTAGCACAGAAAATAGGATTTATGGCATGTTCGCATATGGAGTCTTTTTGATGAATCTGAGTTTCGGAGTAGCCTTCAACTCACTCGTCAATAAATCTCCATTTTATGCATATTTTCCGCAAAAATAACTGTTGcttgttcatttttcaccttgcctttataaaaatttaatcccgACACTTTTACAGCCTTTAAAATACATTtccgtgtaaaaaattactcCGTAAACAAGGTGCAGAAAATAAACGCGTTAGAGTAATTTAGTACTTGTATTTCAGGTCCATAGCATGGAGCTGAGAGCTTTACCCTCCTGCCTTTTACCGAGACCTAAGTCAGAGAATAATTTTGCAAGTCAAGAGTTGACGCGTGAAGGACGACGGATCTTCCACAAGAGTGATACCTTCCACAAGGATTCGTATCAATGACGTCACTCTATGTACTAGCACACACAGAGATACTAACGGGGTCCGTATTGACGCGCTGTACCTAAGCAaggttgttttttattcttttttttttttttttcttgtttcattttacttCGGTAAGatacatacacgcatacaACACTCGTAC
The Neodiprion fabricii isolate iyNeoFabr1 chromosome 1, iyNeoFabr1.1, whole genome shotgun sequence DNA segment above includes these coding regions:
- the LOC124186391 gene encoding potassium/sodium hyperpolarization-activated cyclic nucleotide-gated channel 3 isoform X7 — encoded protein: MSMRSLHRRVSHPCHGIENPHADKHEKIQSQELDTSWPFSLEGDGGGGGGGGGGGGGGGGRVTSGGGGGRRAPSLRLVNGRATGVGGLHTSSTESVRSPHHHLSQQNNHNNNHPRLNKDDSIKISIENTNTCTDSLVTALDDETLLITDFLADTGNEMNYKGSGKVHFGVDDVSLYGTPKEEPGPGLPGQEVKQSFLKNQLQALFQPTDNKLAMKLFGSKKALMKERIRQKAAGHWVIHPCSSFRFYWDLCMLLLLVANLIILPVAISFFNDDLSTRWIAFNCLSDTIFLVDIVVNFRTGIMQQDNAEQVILDPKLIAKHYLRTWFFLDLISSIPLDYIFLIFNQFQDFSESLQFLNAGRALRILRLAKLLSLVRLLRLSRLVRYVSQWEEVYFLNMASVFMRIFNLICMMLLIGHWSGCLQFLVPMLQGFPSNSWVAINELQDSFWLEQYSWALFKAMSHMLCIGYGRFPPQSLTDMWLTMLSMISGATCYALFLGHATNLIQSLDSSRRQYREKVKQVEEYMAYRKLPREMRQRITEYFEHRYQGKFFDEELILGELSEKLREDVINYNCRSLVASVPFFANADSNFVSDVVTKLRYEVFQPGDIIIKEGTIGSKMYFIQEGIVDIVMANGEVATSLSDGSYFGEICLLTNARRVASVRAETYCNLFSLSVDHFNAVLDQYPLMRRTMESVAAERLNKIGKNPNLVAHREEDLGSESKTINAVVNALAEQAAHASASEESVRLSKYRNHFPVLVHSMELRALPSCLLPRPKSENNFASQELTREGRRIFHKSDTFHKDSYQ
- the LOC124186391 gene encoding potassium/sodium hyperpolarization-activated cyclic nucleotide-gated channel 3 isoform X6; translated protein: MSMRSLHRRVSHPCHGIENPHADKHEKIQSQELDTSWPFSLEGDGGGGGGGGGGGGGGGGRVTSGGGGGRRAPSLRLVNGRATGVGGLHTSSTESVRSPHHHLSQQNNHNNNHPRLNKDDSIKISIENTNTCTDSLVTALDDETLLITDFLADTGNEMNYKGSGKVHFGVDDVSLYGTPKEEPGPGLPGQEVKQSFLKNQLQALFQPTDNKLAMKLFGSKKALMKERIRQKAAGHWVIHPCSSFRFYWDLCMLLLLVANLIILPVAISFFNDDLSTRWIAFNCLSDTIFLVDIVVNFRTGIMQQDNAEQVILDPKLIAKHYLRTWFFLDLISSIPLDYIFLIFNQFQDFSESLQFLNAGRALRILRLAKLLSLVRLLRLSRLVRYVSQWEEVYFLNMASVFMRIFNLICMMLLIGHWSGCLQFLVPMLQGFPSNSWVAINELQDSFWLEQYSWALFKAMSHMLCIGYGRFPPQSLTDMWLTMLSMISGATCYALFLGHATNLIQSLDSSRRQYREKVKQVEEYMAYRKLPREMRQRITEYFEHRYQGKFFDEELILGELSEKLREDVINYNCRSLVASVPFFANADSNFVSDVVTKLRYEVFQPGDIIIKEGTIGSKMYFIQEGIVDIVMANGEVATSLSDGSYFGEICLLTNARRVASVRAETYCNLFSLSVDHFNAVLDQYPLMRRTMESVAAERYKLWLNKIGKNPNLVAHREEDLGSESKTINAVVNALAEQAAHASASEESVRLSKYRNHFPVLVHSMELRALPSCLLPRPKSENNFASQELTREGRRIFHKSDTFHKDSYQ
- the LOC124186391 gene encoding potassium/sodium hyperpolarization-activated cyclic nucleotide-gated channel 2 isoform X8 — its product is MSMRSLHRRVSHPCHGIENPHADKHEKIQSQELDTSWPFSLEGDGGGGGGGGGGGGGGGGRVTSGGGGGRRAPSLRLVNGRATGVGGLHTSSTESVRSPHHHLSQQNNHNNNHPRLNKDDSIKISIENTNTCTDSLVTALDDETLLITDFLADTGNEMNYKGSGKVHFGVDDVSLYGTPKEEPGPGLPGQEVKQSFLKNQLQALFQPTDNKLAMKLFGSKKALMKERIRQKAAGHWVIHPCSSFRFYWDLCMLLLLVANLIILPVAISFFNDDLSTRWIAFNCLSDTIFLVDIVVNFRTGIMQQDNAEQVILDPKLIAKHYLRTWFFLDLISSIPLDYIFLIFNQFQDFSESLQFLNAGRALRILRLAKLLSLVRLLRLSRLVRYVSQWEEVYFLNMASVFMRIFNLICMMLLIGHWSGCLQFLVPMLQGFPSNSWVAINELQDSFWLEQYSWALFKAMSHMLCIGYGRFPPQSLTDMWLTMLSMISGATCYALFLGHATNLIQSLDSSRRQYREKVKQVEEYMAYRKLPREMRQRITEYFEHRYQGKFFDEELILGELSEKLREDVINYNCRSLVASVPFFANADSNFVSDVVTKLRYEVFQPGDIIIKEGTIGSKMYFIQEGIVDIVMANGEVATSLSDGSYFGEICLLTNARRVASVRAETYCNLFSLSVDHFNAVLDQYPLMRRTMESVAAERLNKIGKNPNLVAHREEDLGSESKTINAVVNALAEQAAHASASEESVHSMELRALPSCLLPRPKSENNFASQELTREGRRIFHKSDTFHKDSYQ